The Chloroflexus aggregans DSM 9485 genome segment TGCGCCCCCACCCCGGCCGTGCGCCCCCACCCCGGCCGTGCGCCCCCACCCCGGCCGTGCGCCCCCACCCCGGCCGTGCGCCCCCACCCCGGCCGTGCGCCCCCACCCCGGCCGTGCGCCCCCACCCCGGCCGTGCGCCCCCACCCCGGCCGTGCCCCCCACCCCGGCCGTGCGCCCCCACCCCGGCCGTGCGCCCCCACCCCGGCCGTGCGCCCCCACCCCGGCCGTGCCCCCCACCCCGGCCGTGCGCCCCCACCCCGGCCGTGCGCCCCCACCCCGGCCGTGCGCCTCCCACCCCGGCCGTGCGCCCCCCACCCCGGCCGTGCGCCTCCCACCCCGGCCGTGCGCCCCCCACCCCGGCCGTGCGCCTCCCACCCCGGCCGTGCGCCCCCACCCCGGCCGTGCGCCCCCCGGCAGTGCGCTCACCCTTCACGGATGCCTGCTTTTCGTGTACAATTATGACATTAGTGCAACATCGAGCAGAAAGTGTAAGCTATGATCTGGATAGACCTTACCCTGTACTACCTGTTGCCACTTTTTACCGTCGTTACGCTCTGGCTTGGCCTCACCTTCGGCCTCATCTGGCTCAACCGGCGCGGGCAACGGGTGGCAGGGTGGGCGGTATTCCTCAGTGTGCCGCTGTTCATCGTTGCGCACAGCGAATTGCTGGTGACCCGCCACGATCTCAGTGCTCTCGGTGCATATCGCGCCTTTACCGCCGGTCTGGTGGTGTGGGCGTGGCACGAATTGGCTTTTTACAGTGGGTTGCTGGCCGGGCCACGCCGGAAGCCTTGTCCGCCCAATGTGCGTGGGGTGCAGCGTTTCTTCTACGCCCTCGGCACCCACTTCTACCACCAGCTCGCCTTCTTGTTCGAGATGGGGTTGCTTATTTGGCTCTTGCAAGATGCTAGCCACTGGCTAGGGCCGCTCACTTTCGGGTTGAGCTGGGCGATGCAGCAGAGTGCGAAGCTCAATGTGCTCTATGGGGTACGTGCCCTACAAGTCGATCTGTTTCCGGCCCATCTTGCGTTTCTCGCCAGCTACTGGCGACCCGGCCCGCCAAGTGCATTCTTTCGCCCTAGTGTGTCGGTCGTGACATTGTTGGCAATTATGCTGTGGTTCAGTATTGTCGCCCATCTCGGCGATCCGGCAGCAATTCGCTTAGCCCTGCTGGCTAGTCTGTTTACCCTTGGCGCACTCGAACACTGGCTGCTGCTGCTCCCTGCTCCTGCTCCCGCTCCCGCCCCAGCCACCGATTAACCGCGCCGTGCAGCCGCGCTTGTAACCTTGCGTGCTACTCTGCATGCAGGGAGCTGCATGCTCCTTGGTCGTGTGCGATACACTGGAATTGCCGGCAATCCTGCAACCTTCCCCGCATGCCGATCGCATACCCGTCTGCACTCCAGCAATTCATGATCGTCATATCTGCGCACCTTTGCATCATTGCGGCAGTTGCACGAAACATCGCTTGTCGCAATATCGCGTATCGGTTATGATGAATGGGCAAGGTGTGCGGAAAAGGAGCATCCGCGCTATGTTAGAGGCAATTTTTGCACCCCAATCGGTAGCCGTGATCGGTGCCTCTCCTGAACCTGCCCGTCTCGGTCACCGTGTTCTCAAGAATATTATCGACCACGGGTATCAGGGCCGTATCTATCCCATCCATCCGCGTGCCACCGAAGTGCTTGGGTGGCGTGCCTATCGTTCGGTACTCGATGTGCCCGACCCCATCGATCTGGCGGTGATCGTTATCCCACCCCAACACGTGAACGCTGCTGTTGAAGAGTGCGGTCGCAAGGGTGTGCGTGGCCTGGTCGTGATTACCGCCGGTTTTAAAGAGGTTGGTGGTGCGGGTCGCGATCTTGAACGTGAATTGTTGGCAATCGTCCGTCGTTACGGCATGCGTATGGTTGGCCCTAATTCGCTCGGCATTATCGATACGATCAGCCGACTCAACGCTTCATTCGCGAGTTCGATGCCGCTACCCGGTAATATTGCCCTGATGTCACAATCCGGTGCGATCTGTGCCGCTATTCTTGATTGGAGCCAACAACAAGGGATCGGCTTTTCGCGTTTTGTGAGTTTGGGTAATAAGGCCGATGTCGATGAGGTGGCCTTGCTGGAAGCGTGGAATCACGATGAACATAGTAAGGTGATCCTCGCGTATCTGGAAGCAATTGACGATGGCCCCAATTTTATTCGGGTTGCGCGTGAGGTGACCAAGACTACACCGGTTGTGGCGATCAAGAGTGGGACAACGGCTGCCGGTACCCGCGCGGCATCGTCGCATACCGGGTCGCTCGCCGGTTCGGAGAGGGCGTATGAAGCCGCTTTTGCCCAGAGCGGGATTTTGCGTGCCCGCACGATGAATGAGTTGTTCGATCTGGCCCTCGTCTTCGCCTACCAGCCGATGATCCGAGGAAATCGGGTAGCGATTGTGACAAATGCCGGCGGGCCTGGCATTATCGCCACCGATACCGTTGAACGGAGTGGGTTGGCGATGGCCGAGTTTACACCAGAGACGATCCAACGATTGCAAGCGAAGTTACCGCCGAATGCCAATTTCTTTAACCCGATTGACGTGATCGGTGATGCAACTCCCGATCGGTATGCGTGGGCGATTGAATC includes the following:
- the puhE gene encoding putative photosynthetic complex assembly protein PuhE; this encodes MIWIDLTLYYLLPLFTVVTLWLGLTFGLIWLNRRGQRVAGWAVFLSVPLFIVAHSELLVTRHDLSALGAYRAFTAGLVVWAWHELAFYSGLLAGPRRKPCPPNVRGVQRFFYALGTHFYHQLAFLFEMGLLIWLLQDASHWLGPLTFGLSWAMQQSAKLNVLYGVRALQVDLFPAHLAFLASYWRPGPPSAFFRPSVSVVTLLAIMLWFSIVAHLGDPAAIRLALLASLFTLGALEHWLLLLPAPAPAPAPATD
- the acs gene encoding acetate--CoA ligase alpha subunit — encoded protein: MLEAIFAPQSVAVIGASPEPARLGHRVLKNIIDHGYQGRIYPIHPRATEVLGWRAYRSVLDVPDPIDLAVIVIPPQHVNAAVEECGRKGVRGLVVITAGFKEVGGAGRDLERELLAIVRRYGMRMVGPNSLGIIDTISRLNASFASSMPLPGNIALMSQSGAICAAILDWSQQQGIGFSRFVSLGNKADVDEVALLEAWNHDEHSKVILAYLEAIDDGPNFIRVAREVTKTTPVVAIKSGTTAAGTRAASSHTGSLAGSERAYEAAFAQSGILRARTMNELFDLALVFAYQPMIRGNRVAIVTNAGGPGIIATDTVERSGLAMAEFTPETIQRLQAKLPPNANFFNPIDVIGDATPDRYAWAIESALADPNVDGLIVLFTPQAVSDPVVTARLIVDLTRQSTKPVVTSFMGGSSIGEAVRVLNEARIPNYLFPERAVQSLAAMYHQSLWQRRPAPTYRHFEVDRARVAQLFADVRASGRVELGEVEARQVMEAYGMRLPKSRLAHTPEEAVAIANEFGYPVVMKISSPDILHKSDIGGVRVGLSDAAAVSDAFELIEYRARKYVPSARIWGILVQEMVRKGREVLVGVSRDPQFGPLIAVGMGGIYVEVLKDVAFRLAPLSVEEVQEQIRSIRAYPLLRGVRGEPPADIAALEETVLRVSQLVTDFPEIVEMDINPLVVHYEGEGAVVLDARIILN